The Bacteroidota bacterium genomic sequence TTCAAGGTGCGCTTTAAGCTTTTCCGGGGGGATCATATCATACAATGCGTCATATAACGGCTGTAGATACGGATCGAGTTTTTCTTTCAGGTCGCCCGGAAGAAAACCAAGATGTTCACCTGCCTCTACAGCCGGCCGGGTTAAAATAATTTTTTTCACGGTTCTGTCGCGCAATGCTTTTACCGCAAGCGCAACAGCCGTATAGGTTTTGCCAGTTCCCGCGGGACCAATAGCGAACATCATATCATTTTTTTGGCTGCTCTCCAGCATTCTGCGCTGATTAGGAGTACGGGCTTTAACTACAAGACCGTTATTGCCAAACACAATAATATCGGCTCCTTCTTCCACATCCGCTGTCCTGCCAACTGTTGTTCCCCCATTCAACACCTGTTCAACCTGGCTCTCGCTTATTGTACCTGATTTACTGCATTTATCAAGCAACAAATTAAGTACCATTTCAAACTGGTTCACCTCATTGTCATCACCA encodes the following:
- a CDS encoding PhoH family protein encodes the protein MAEKIIEINQVDPVQIYGINDTNLELIKKRFPKLKIVARGDRIKVTGDDNEVNQFEMVLNLLLDKCSKSGTISESQVEQVLNGGTTVGRTADVEEGADIIVFGNNGLVVKARTPNQRRMLESSQKNDMMFAIGPAGTGKTYTAVALAVKALRDRTVKKIILTRPAVEAGEHLGFLPGDLKEKLDPYLQPLYDALYDMIPPEKLKAHLENYVIQIAPLAFMRGRTLDHAFVILDEAQNATESQLKMFLTRMGSSAKFVVTGDVTQIDLPKHQPSGLMQAVRLLKDVEGIDFVYLDESDVLRHKLVSKILSVYDKEK